From Aegilops tauschii subsp. strangulata cultivar AL8/78 chromosome 5, Aet v6.0, whole genome shotgun sequence:
ACACTAACTGTTAAACATGCGTcctttagtcggccaacactcagtatcatacaacattgcgggttgAATCACCATCCTATAATACcagccttttagcttttgtggcattCTCTGATCACAAAGAACGCAAAGAAGCTTGGTGCCACTTTATCCATCCGATTTTGATTTGATGATTCACATCTTCACTGACATTCTACAACATTGACTCCAAAATCAAAAGGTGTCTTTCTGGTTGTGAATTGTAGAAATCAGGGTGAGAAAATTGCGGCATGGAGATTTTCCCCCGTTTTCAAGCTGGCCATGTGCTAAATCCTCTATGCAGTGACTTGAGTCAATAAAAACTCACTATATCGAAAGATTTTTCTACAATCTCGGGATTCATGAAATTCATCTGATTCAAAAAGAAATTATATATACCTCAGAGTAGAGTACTCTCTTCTTGGTTGGAAGCCTGTGTCTGAGCGCTAAGACGTAAAACCAAAATCCGTTTTGTTGTGGAGCAAACGCGTGCGCCAGGCCGACCCAGCTGCCTGCCTGCTCCAACCCGCTCTGCAAGAAAGAAACAGAGCACGCACAGAAGGGGAacagaggggggcgcaccagacCACCAAGCCAGACAGCCAGACCGAGCCCGCGCCTTCCTCCGACGAGACGAGCGAAGCCAATCCGAATCGAACCCTCCCCCTCGCGAATCCATCCATGGACGGATCCCACTcccacgtggcggcggcgggggccggaGGCGGCGAGGGGACGCAGAGGACACTGTAAGCAAACCCCTATTCCCCCGATCTGGAATGCGATGTGTTCCGCGAAATTTCTTGTGCAATTTGATATAGTATGGATGGATTCTCTGGTGACTGGTGTTGATCTACAGGCCTCTAGCTAGTCTCTCTCGGCTCATAGCTAATCCAACCCAGCAGTTATAGCGCCTTCTGCATATGTTTATTTGTGGACTGTTGTGTTACCTATCTGATTTTTTTGACTTCCATGGCAGAATGAATGATTTTATGGTGTTAATATAGAAGCCTCTCCTCTGTCCTAGCTTATAATTAGCCAGCTCAATAGATATAATGCCTTTTGTGATTTGTCCAAGAAGATATTGTTCTAACAATCCTGTGCATGCTATTGTTTTTTTCCTCCAAAATACTACCCTCAGTGCCCAGGCTTTCCCTGTAGTGTGCAACTGCAACTTTATCCTGGTGCTATTGTGTCTTTCAGTAAATTTAATGCCTTCTGTAATTTGTCCAAGGAGATGCTTATAGCAATCTTGTGttattttttttccaaaataCCTTCAGTGCCCAGGCTTTCCTCTAATGTGCAACTGCAACTTCTTTCATGGTGCTATTGTTTCTTTCAATAAATTTTTGTTTGTATGCGCACATGGTTAACTCTCGACGCTGTATTGCATCAACAGGAACCCCTATGTGACTGGTAACTCGGTGATTGCAATGAAATACAAGGATGGTGTGATCATGGCATGTGACACTGGAGGTTAGTTGGCTGTCACTCCTTCCGCACAGGCAAATGTAGTTGTTCCTGTGATATGCGACCCATTATCTGATTTCTTGTGCAGCCTCCTATGGGTCAACTCTGCGATACAAGAGTGTGGAGCGTATCAAGGAGGTTGGTAAGCATAGCCTTATTGGAGGGAGTGGGGAGTTCAGTGATTTCCAGGAGATTCTGCGCTATCTGGATGAACTGACGTAGGTTACCTTATCGAATGGCTTTGCTCATGTGTGTTCTTTCTCTCTGCTGTGTGAAATCCATGTGACATCCTCATCTCTGCTCCTTTTCAGTCTGAATGATCATATGTGGGATGATGGGAACTCATTGGGCCCCAAGGAAATCCACGCATACCTCACAAGAGTGATGTACAACCGGCGCAATAAGTTTGACCCTCTGTGGAACTCCCTGGTGCTTGGTGGAGTGAAGAAGGGCCCAAAGGGCGATGAGAAGTATCTTGGCATGGTATATTATTGGTTTATTAAAAGAAGAATGCTGTTTTTTGTACTGCTGCTGGTTTGTCATGATCTTATGTTGTGCCTAATTTTGGTGTTCAGGTTAACATGATTGGTACACACTTTGAGGAGAACCACATTGCCACTGGATTTGGGAACCACATGGCAATCCCAATACTTCGTGGTGAATGGCGTGAGGACATGACCTTTGAAGAAGCCGTTAAGCTGATTGAGAAGTGCCTGCTGGTCTTGTTGTACCGTGACCGGTCATCCATCAACAAATTCCAGGTTACAACTTGTTATCACAGTGAAGTCACTTACTAATGCCTAGAAGAAATTTAGCCAAATTCCTTCAGTATGTAGCTGCTGAACTGTTATAACATGGATGGTTTGTCCGGTTTGGATGACAGATTGCCAAGATCACAACCGAGGGATCGACCATCTACCCGCCGTACGCCCTGAAGACCAACTGGGGATTTGCCGCCTTCGAGAACCCATCCAAGGGTGCTGTAGGAACATGGTAGACATACTCTGCTGCTGAAGCAGTTTCAGCCCGTGTGAGTGTTTGATCCGAACATGACTGGAACTCGACATCTGCTTTGTGTGACATGCTATAATTTGATTTCAAGTTTTATGAACATTGAGTGTGGTCGTGTGGACCTCGTATGATTGTGCTGCCTACTGTTTGCGTCAGTTAGATCTGCAGGTATCCCATTCACATGCCATGCTCTAGCGGCTGCCGGCTGCCCTTccctttcttttgttttttggCATTGCAGCTGTCCTTTCTTAGTTGACCGCACCTTTTGCTCCAATGGCGGACCCCGGTTGTTCGATGGATGCTGTAGCTGAGATCAGGAGAAGTCCTGGAGGTAATGGTGGACAAGAGGACCTCCGGGCTCTGGGTTGTTTTTAAAGTCACAATCGCAAGCTGCCGACGTGACAACCTGAGCACGACCGAGTCCTCCTATCTGCTGCTCACTGCGGCAGATTAATCACTCAAGTTCTCGCGTTATGGGCCGGGCCAGTTAGCGAGCGCAAGTCTTACGGTTTTACAGCGATTTTTGTTTTGTCGATTGTTTTGGATTTCCTTGTTTTTTCTGTTGTTTTTTTCATATAAGACATGAAATGTTTCTTCAATAAAGGTGAACCATTTTTCTACCATATTAACATTTTTTCAATAAAAGATGTCAACATTTTTTTAGCTACACAAACATTATTTATTAAAATGTGtgtgaacattttctaaattacaTGAACGTTTTGTGGTATCcagaaaatgttcatcatgtattaaaaaatgttcgtCATGTATTTACAAATATTTCAACATATGTTGAAAAAAATGTTCTCTTTTCTGTGAGATACTCCTTGTAGTTTCTCTTCCCATATCTCTTCTACTTACAGAAAAAAACACCTAACATCAAGAGTGACGCTAGCCTTTGACTTCCCAGGCGTGTTAGTCTCACTGGCATCTTTGGACTTCGTCGGAACCCCgacctaagtcacaccgatctagccagtaacatgtcatatcactttgcggccgcACGCACGGTAACCCACGGCTCCCGCCTTTACCTTGGCCGGGACCGTTTGcatcttttggctcacgtatatgactatgtcgctagcatccatatgacgaAGAATCCGGGtcaacatgactagtcgtaaacaaAGATGGCACAAACTTACAGGGACATACATACATGACCCAACAATgtacgtgtcggtcagcagcgagTGTAACCGAGTCGTAGAGAGACTACAAATGACTCCAGTAAACACCGCGTGATATTTTTCTAtagggacagacacaggagcaAAGAAGTACATATGCCGGTTAACCATGTGTTCCGGATGGAAGCACTAGGAGGCATTTCCTCATAAGgaaggctaccaagaataaaaaACTAGGCGTCAAATCCCACAAATACcaaagcatttcaataacatatacataatatgctcgatatgtgtagatacaacatgacatcacaacataactctacgactcaaagtatttatttaaGAGGCTCCAAGAAGCCATACATTGCatgatattacaaacatgggccTCATGACCCAGAATACAACGTCATACAAGCAACatgcacatgcggaagcttaacctTTCTGAGTACAAACGACTGAAAAGAAAGAAGGCTATAAAGCATGTTTATCTATAAGACCCTCTATAGGAACCAGACCTCTGCCTGGGATTCCCAAGCTAATCATCGAAGCACAcgtggaactactagtgagactgtactctctctgcaaaaacataaattaagtaaatgtgagtacaaatgtactcagcgagacttacatcagaactaactacttATGCATCAGTATCAGCAATGGGGttgtggagtttaactgcagcaagccagctttgactcttggctaacaTGTACTACGACTACCAGTATTTGTTTTTGAGGTGAGAgagcgcacacgagtccacatagtcaccatatcaatacaccactatggactTGCTCCCTTCTCCCTAtcagaaggccatccatagcactcacacttatcttgcgcattATAGAGTATCCACTTTAAGTTATCTATGAACTATATAAGCTTTCCAAGTAGTCCATGTCCGAGGacgtggctattcgaatagatcatttataaccctgtaggggtgtacttcttcacacacggtCCCACCACTTACCACCATATAcatgtcatgtatctcggcaaccttcaggcggaagcctggcgagggtgtcggccacgacctgactaaccacacaagtttctagtccaggtttatcgcctatttgaGCTTGACCCGCAAGGAAGTCCGATCGAGGTTTCCACTACAGCCCCAAACGATTTGTGCAGGGTTTCCAAGTCCACCAAACGGGTgcctcggtacaccgtgccacggtgtctataccgcatcatagcccacccctagggtcagcacTATGCAcagcctccaacacatatcctataaacaccggaaactagttgcaactcttggacagagatcaaggcgattaataagtcgagagagacagctaaggatcccaatgtgtagtagtaactgtcttggatcacaaacatagaactcGACGGTCCCAATgcgacaacccaccatgtactcctatatggcctctcatcgctaccttaccaaatcatgttcacacacttatctctcaacagtaggacatgttcagcATCATTCCAATTCACCCcggatgaatcagacccgacacaactctaagcatagcagacataacaagcaagcatgaatgagtagccacatcatggctcaaacaactcctactcatgctagtgggttttactaattactgtggcaaagacaggtcatgcagaggaatgagttcaactaccgcaacatgtagaagttgaatcattgttgtcctaatgcagtaaaagagaacaagagcgagagagtgggatggTATCTGAATGCTCAatgggggtttgcttgcctgacacttctgaagatagcactGCTCTTCATTAGTGATAACGATCACAACGTCAGAAACATCGGCTAGCAAGAAGGAACAACACCGACTAGCaaagaaggaacacaatcaatgctaTGCACATTCACATGAATGACATGTCATGTTAAGGTATTGAATTCACCTAATGCAATATTTAGCCAAGTTAATTGAAGTGGAATTCAAACAAGATCAAATTCCAACTCCAAGAGTTACTTCATAAATTGTCCTAATCATCTTTTTTCCTATTCAGTGAGGTTAattattcaaacatgcatgaaaatgccataaacagattcttcatattttttctgatatttttcatatataaatcttttccgTCTGAGTTATGGTTGATTtactatgaatttttgaagtttaaaGCATTTTTTGGCAATTTCCTGGTTATCTTAAATTAAACTAAATCCAGAAATTGCTTTGCtgtgtcagcatgacatcagcgtGACGTTAGCAGGTCAACAGAATCGTTCCTGGTCAAATCTGACATGTGGATCCCTCATGTCAGTGTCATAACTAATTAACAATGTTAATTAGCGCTAACTAAAAACCTAATCTAGGGTTACTCAGGGGCTGGCCTCACTTGTCATTGACCCAGgaaggtcaaacccctggtcaacagGGTCAAACCCATCGGTAGTTTGACGCCAGTGAGGCCAGATGCATAGCGCGTCAGGATTCGCCTACAGGCGCCTATTTGGCGCGCGCAGAGCATCTACGGGGAGCTGGCGGAGTGGCGCATCCAACGCTGGTGGTGGCTGGAACCGGAGTGGCCTGTAGAGGCACCGGCGACGAGCTTTACGGTGGGCGCTCGGgtcttgatacgtccattttgcatcatgttttcttactgttatttataatgttttatccataataatgctttttggactaattctaatgccttttctctcataatttgcaaggtacacaccaagagggagaattccggcagctggaaatctggacctggaaaagctacgccaggccacctattctgcacaactccaaacaagctgaaacttcacggagatttttatggaatatttaagaattattggagcaaataactaccagagggggcccaccaagtgggcacaacccacctaggcgcgccagggagcccaggcgcgccctggtgggttgtgccctcctcggtcCACCTCCgttgcccatcttctggtatataagtcattttgacctagaaaaaataaggagagaacttccgggacggagcgccgccgtctcgaggcggaacttgggcaggatcacttttgccctccagaggagcgattccgccgggggaacttccctctcggagggggaaatcatcgtcgtcatcatcaccaacaactctcccatcttggggagggcaatctccatcaacatcttcaacaggaCCATCTCATCTAAAACtgtagttcatctcttgtgttcaatcttgttaccggaactatagattggtgcttgtgggtgactagtagtgttgattaaatcttgtagttgattactatatggtttatttggtggaagattatatgttcagatccaatcttccatttaatactcctctgatcatgagcatgtttatcatttgtgagtagttacttttgttcttgaggtcacgggagaaatgatgttgcaagtaatcatgtgaacttgatacgtgttcgatattttgatagtatgaaTGTTGtaattcccttagtggtgtcatgtgaacgtcgactacatgacacttcaaaatatttgggcctaagggaatgcattgtggagtagcaattagatggtgggttgcgagagtgacagaaacttaaaccccggtttatgcgctattccgtaagggatcgcttggatccaaaagtttaatgctatggttagaatttactcttaatacttttctcatagttgcggatgcttgcgggagggttaatcataagtaggaagtttgttcaagtaagaacagcacctaagcaccggtccacccacatatcaaattatcaaagtagcgaacacaaatcgaaccaacatgatgaaagtgactagatgaaattcccgtgtatcctcaagaacgctttgcttatcataagagaccgttttggcctgtcctttgcctcaaaaggattgggataccttgctgcatattttttactactatcgttacttgctcgttacaaattatcttgctatcaaactactccgctacttacaatttcagcacttgtagacattaccttgctgaaaaccacttgtcatttgcttccgctcctcattgggtttgacactcttacttatcgaaaatagctacaattgatcccctatacttgtgggtcatcaatgctATTTTCTagtgccattgccggggagtgaagcgcctttggtaagtggaatttggtaaggaaacatttatatagtgtgctgaaatttattgtcacttgttactatggaaaacaatcctttgaggggtttgttcggggtatcttcacctcgtccggaaccacaattagctacccctcaacctactgcacctactgaaaatattgaatatgaaattcctccgggtatgatagaacaactgctagctaatccttatgcaggagatggaaccgaacatcctgatatgcactttatatatgtggaacaaatttgtggattgtttaagcttgcaggtttacccggagatgaagtaaTGGAAAAGTTTTTCcttttatctttgaagggaatagcgttggcatggtataggctatgcgatgatattggatcatggaattggaatcgtttgaaattggagttccaccaaaaaatgtatcctatgcatctagttcatcatgatcagaattatatatataatttttggcctcgtgaaggagaaagtatcgctctagattgggggaggcttaagtcaatgttatattcatgccccaatcatgagctctcaagagagattattatccagaatttttatgctcggctttctcgtaatgatcaaaccatgcttcatacttcttgtgctggttcttttatgaagaagactattgaattccggtggatcttttggaaaggattaaacgcaactctgaagattgggaactcgacgaaggtaaagagtcaggtattaaacttaagtatgattgtgttaaatcttttatggataccgatgcttttcaacaatctagcactaaatatggacttgactctgagatagtagcctccttttgtgaatcatttgctacccacgttgaactccctaaagagaagtggtttaaatatcacccacctattaaacaagaaattaaagaaccggtaccagttaaagaagaaactatactttacaatgttgatccagttgttccttctagttatattgagaaaccacctttccctattaggataaaggaacatgctaaagtttcaactgtggttaacaaaagttatattagaacacctaaaactgaggaacaaattaaagtagaacctagcattgctatggttaaagatctcttggaagaagatattgatgggcatgttatttacttctgtgaagaagctgctagaattgccaaacccgaaaaagggataaacatagacctcttgttggcatgcctgttatctcagttaaaataggagatcactggtatcatggtttatgtgacatgggtgctagtgtgagtgctattccttacaccctttatcaagaaattatgaaagacataacacctgcagagttagaagaaatagatgttactattaaacttgctaatagagacaccatatcaccatttgggattgttagagatattgaagtcttgtgcggggatataaaataccctactgattttcttgttcttggttccccacaagatgacttttgtcccattatttttggtagacctttcttgaacatagttaatgctaagatagattggaagaaacaaactgtcggtgttagttttggtgatgagtctcatgagtttaatttttccaagtttagtagaaatctccatgaaaaagaattgcctagtaaggatgaattaattggtcttgcttctattgttgtaccacctactgatcctttagaacaatatttgctagaccatgaaaatgatttacatatgcatgaaagaaatgaaatagataatttttttttgaataacgtcatctgcttaaacacaattttcctattgaaactctaggaggtccacctccacctaaaggtgatcctatgtttgaattaaaacaattgccagacactttgaaatgtgcttatcttgatgaaaagaagatatatcctgttattattagtgctaacctttcagaacatgaagaagaaagattattgaaagttctaaggaagcaccgagttgctattgggtatactcttgatgatttaaagggcattagtcccactctatgtcagcacaaaattagtatggaacctgatgctaaacccgttgttgatcaccaacgttggttaaatccgaagatgaaagaagtggtaagaacataaatattaaaacttctggaagcaggtataatctatcccatagctgatagtagatgggtaagtcctgttcattgtgttcctaagaaaggaggtattactgttgttcctaatgataagaatgaacttattccacaaagaattgttacacgccatagaatggtaattgattttagaaaattaaataaagcaactagaaaagatcattaccctttgccttttattgatcaaatgcttgaaagattatctaagcacacacacttttgcttcctcgattgatattctggtttttcacaaatacctgtttctcaacctgatcaagaaaagactacttttacttgtccttttggaacttatgcttatagacgtatgccttttggtttatgtaatgcacctgctacctttcaaagatgtatgactgctatattctctaacttttgtgaaaagattgttgaggttttcatggatggcttttctgtttatgggaagtcttttgatgattgtttaagcaatcttgagcaAGTTTtacagagatgtgaacaaacaaatcttgtcttgaattgggagaagtgccactttatggttaatgaaggcattgtcttgggtcataaaatttctgaaagaggtattgaagtggaccaagctaaggttgatgccatgtcccaaagatataaaaggtattcgtagtttcctaggtcatgctggtttctataggagatttatcaaagacttctctaaaatttctaggcctcttactagtctcttgcaaaaggatattccctttgtttttgatgatgattgtttagaagcctttgaaacactcaagaaagccttaatatcTGCACCTATTGTCCAACCACCCGATTGGAACTTGtgttttgaaattatgtgtgatgctagtgactatgctgttggtgctgttctaggacaaagagttgataagaaattgaatgttattcattatgctagtaaaactctagacagtgctcaaagaaactatgctactactgaaaaagaattcttagcagtgctatttgcttgtgataaatttagacgttatattgttgattccaaagtgactgttcacacagaccatgctgctattaaatatcttatggaaaagaaagatgctaaacctagacttattcgtcgGGTTCTGTTGTTActagaatttgatttacatattattgatagaaagggagctaagaaccccgtagctgataatttgtctaggcttgaaaatgtgcttgatgacccactacctattgatgatagttttcctgatgagcagctAGCTGCAATAAATctttctcatagtactccttgctatgctaattatgctaattacattgttgctaaatattttccacctagctttacataccaaaagaaaaaaaatcttctatgattgaagacattacttttgggatgacccacatctttataaagaaggagtagatggtattattagacgttgtgtacctgagcatgaacaaggaCAAATCCTACgtaaatgtcactccgaagcttatggagggcatcatgctggagatagaactgctcacaaggtattacagtctggattttattggcctactctcttcaaggatgcccctaagtttgtcttatcttgtgatgaatgtcaaagaataggtaatatcggtaagcgtcaagaaatgcctatgaattattcacttgctgttgaaccatttgatgttgggggatttgattacatgggacctttccttcctctaatgggtacacacatattttggttgatgttgattatgttactaaatgggtagaagctattccaactagtagtgttgatcacaacacctctattaatatgcttaaggaagttattttcccaaggtttggagtccctaggtatttaatgactgatggtggttcacactttattcatggtgctttccgtaaaatgcttgacaagtatgatgttaaccatagaattgcatcaccttatcatcctcagtctagtggtcaagttgaacttagtaatagagaaaaaaattaattttgcaaaagactattaataggtccaggaagaattggtctaagaaat
This genomic window contains:
- the LOC109733166 gene encoding proteasome subunit beta type-4, whose product is MDGSHSHVAAAGAGGGEGTQRTLNPYVTGNSVIAMKYKDGVIMACDTGASYGSTLRYKSVERIKEVGKHSLIGGSGEFSDFQEILRYLDELTLNDHMWDDGNSLGPKEIHAYLTRVMYNRRNKFDPLWNSLVLGGVKKGPKGDEKYLGMVNMIGTHFEENHIATGFGNHMAIPILRGEWREDMTFEEAVKLIEKCLLVLLYRDRSSINKFQIAKITTEGSTIYPPYALKTNWGFAAFENPSKGAVGTW